A single Taeniopygia guttata chromosome 30, bTaeGut7.mat, whole genome shotgun sequence DNA region contains:
- the LOC140680885 gene encoding olfactory receptor 14C36-like, translated as MSNSSSISHFLLLALADTQQLQLLHFCLFLGISLAALLGNGLIISAVACGHHLHTPMFFFLLNLALSDLGSICTTVPKAMHNSLWDTSTISYTGCAAQLFFFVIFISAELYLLTIMCYDRYVSICKPLHYGTLLGSRACAHMAAAAWASAFLNALLHTANTFSLPLCHGNALGQFFCEIPQILKLSCSKSYHRELGLIAVTACLGLGCFVFIVFSYVQIFRAVLRIPSEQGRHKAFSTCLPHLVVVSLFVSTVIFAYLKPPSMSSPSLDLALSVLYSVVPPALNPLIYSLRNQELKAAVWRLMTGWFWKH; from the coding sequence atgtccaacagcagctccatcagccacttcctcctgctggcactggcagacacgcagcagctgcagctcctgcacttctgcctcttcctgggcatctccctggctgccctcctgggcaacggcctcatcatcagcgccgtagcctgcggccaccacctgcacacgcccatgttcttcttcctgctcaacctggccctcagcgacctgggctccatctgcaccactgtccccaaagccatgcacaattccctctgggacaccagcaccatctcctacacaggatgtgctgcacagctctttttctttgtcatcttcatctcagcagagctctatctcctgaccatcatgtgctacgaccgctacgtgtccatctgcaaacccctgcactacgggaccctcctgggcagcagagcttgtgcccacatggcagcagctgcctgggccagtgcctttctcaatgctctgctgcacacagccaatacattttccctgcccctgtgccatggcaatgccctgggccagttcttctgtgaaatcccacagatcctcaagctctcttGCTCCAAATCCTATCACAGGGAACTTGGGCTCATTGCAGTTACTGCCTGTTTAGGACTTGGCTGTTTTGtattcattgttttctcctatgtgcagatcttcagagctgtgctgaggatcccctctgagcagggacggcacaaagccttttccacctgcctccctcacctggttGTGGTCTCCCTGTTTGTCAGCACTGTAATATTTGCCTACCTGAAGCCCCCCTCGATGTCCTCCCcttccctggatctggccctgtcagttctgtactcggtggtgcctccagccctgaaccccctcatctacagcctgaggaaccaggagctcaaggctgcagtgtggagactgatgactggatggTTTTggaaacattaa